TGATCTTGCGTGTTTGCACCAGCGACGAATGCAGGTACAGGTTGTGCGGCATCACCGTAGCGCCAATAATACCTATGGCTATGTAGAGCATTTTATGGCTCACCTCATCGTTTTTAAACAGGTTGTTGGGGATAAAACCTTTGGCTATCTCCACCACATCCGGCTTAACAATAAACATCTCTGTTAAAAAAGCAATGCCGATAACGGAGATCATCGATACAATAAAGGCTTCCAGCTTTCGCATGCCTTTGTTCATCAAGAACAAAAGCAGCACGGTATCGGTAATAGTAAGTACCACGCCCCATATCATGGGCAGGCCGAACAATAGGTTAAGGCCAATGGCCATACCGATGATCTCAGCAAGGTCGCAGGCTATAATGGCTATTTGAGCGAGGATATATAAGCAAAAGTTAACAAAGCGGGGATAAGCGTTTTTTGAGGCTTGCGCCAGATCGAGCCCGCGCACAATGCCCAAACGCGCACTTAATGATTGTAACAATAGGGCGATGAGGTTAGAGGCCAGCAGCACCCATATCAGCCGGTAACCAAAAGCGCTGCCGCCGGCAATATCAGTAGCCCAGTTGCCCGGATCCATATAGCCAACACTTACCAGGTAGGCCGGGCCCAAAAAAGCGAATATCTTTCGCCAGCCTGTGCGATGTTCCGTATTTACCGTTCCGTGTACGTTGCTTAATGACTCACTGTGCCTGTCGTCCATATTTATTTTGTGGCTCCCGTATCTTTTTCGCTTTTGTAAACGTTAAACAAAAGCTGATGTTTTTAATAAGTGTATTTTCTCAAATCTAATAAAAAAAATTAGATAAGACTAATAACTGAATAAAATATACTTTTGAATGACTGCACCTTATAAAAATATTATTTCGCTAATATTTTTATAGTATATATTTGTACCACGATGGCCGCCGAATTAGATAAAATAGATCTGCAAATTTTAAAGATATTACAAGAGAACGGAAGGATCACTAACCTTCAGCTCTCTAACGAGATAGGGCTTTCACCGGCGCCTACGCTGGAGCGTGTGCGTAAGCTGGAGAACTCGCACTACATCAAAAGCTATCACGCGCTGGTTGATGAGGAAAAGCTTGGCCTGGGCATAAAAACCTTTATACAGGTATCGCTCGATTTTCATAAAAGCAATACCATCCAGGTGTTTTTAGAGGAAATTAAGAACATTAAGGAGGTGACCGAGTGCCATCACGTAACCGGCCAGTGCGACTTTTTACTGAAGGTTTACGTGCGCGACATAAAATCGTACGAGCAATTGATCATGGAAAAAATAAGCCGCATTGGCGTGGTAAAAACATTCCATACCATGATGATCATGTCAACCAATAAAAAGGAACCAATCATTCCTTTAGAATATTGATTCGCTTTTAAAGAAGCAATTAAAACTGTCTTTCATCCATCGAAAGTAGCCAATGTCGCGGGGTAACCTTCTATTAGGTGGATATAACTTTCCCGTTTTTTTATAAACTAAAACTTGAGCATTAGGCTCTTGCTGATTTACCAAATAAACGCTGTCTCCAAAGGTGTGGCTTTTGAAATCTACTTTTTTGCAGATATAGTTTTCATTTACCTTTTTTATTATTATCAAATGCGGAGTTTTTTGCATTGTCCAAAAACCAGTGTGCTCTAAAGCTTTTATTTGGCCAAGTTTAGACACTTTGTAATGGAAGAATGTAATGAAAAGAAAAAATATGACTGTAAAAACGAAGCGGCTTAAGCGGATTTTTATACTGTATAAAACTAATATACTCAGAAATGTTAGCGATCCGTACAGCATAAATATTTGAAATATTTGAGGGATTACCAACATTAGTTCCCTTAGATCAATTGAGCAATTTTCTCCTGAAACTTTGAAGTAATGAAAATACTCATGCCAATACCAATATGCATTTAAATAGCAATATCCTGTTGCAATAGTTATTACAGAAGTTATGTGACTTTCAATATACTTAAATACTGGATTGATATTTCGCTTAAAAACGTAAAAAGAAAACCACTCTTGTAGCGCTGCGAATTTACTTGGCATTGTGATAAGTTAATTGTACTAAAGATTATTTGCAGCACTAAGAATTGCTTTCACCCGGTCGGCATTAGTAACAATCACACTATACTCATCCACGTCGGCACCGCCCATCAAAATATGGTCGTTGCGGTAAAGCATGTGGCTGCTAACTCGTGTTTTGGCGGTGGAGTGCACTTCTTTAGCGCCGGTAAAGCGCACAATATCATTCACGTTATTTTCGTCGACACCGCAACCCGGCATGATGCTTATACGCCCTGCCGATTGCTGCACCAGGCTGGCTATAACGCTCGCGCCCTCAATGGCGGTGGTTTTGCCGCCCGAGGTAAGCACACGTTCGCAGCCTATCTCAATAATATCTTCCAAAGCCTGGTGAATATCGGCCGCCATATCAATAGCGCGATGGAAAGTTACGCCAAGGCCCCATTGTTTGGCAATCTCCACCAGTTCTTTACAGCGCGGCTTGTCTACATGCCCTTCGGGGGTGAGCATGCCTATTACAACGCCATCGCATCCGGCTTCAATGCAATGCCGTATGTCGGCTTTCATAATCTCAAACTCTACATCATTGTAAAGAAAATCACCGCCCCGCGGCCGTATCAAAACGTAAATTTTAATATGGAGCAGTTTGCGGGCAAGTAATATTTGCCCCGCTGATGGCGTAGTGCCGCCGTCGCTCAAATTATCGCACAGTTCAACACGCGTTGCGCCGCCTTCCTGTGCCGCCACTGCCGATATTACGGAGTTGGCACAAACCTCAAGTGATACCATTCAGGATTTTACTAAGCTATAAAGTTAGCAATAAATATATTACTTATTATTTGTTGCTTTTATAGTAAAACTTACCTTTTATCAAGCGGTCTTGTTTCTCGCTGTCGCAAACGGCATAGCTGAAACCGTCCTGCAGGGCAAAAGCGCCGTACTCGCCTTTTTTGTTGATGGCCAAAAAGCCAACCTGTATCTCTTTGGCGGTATCGGGTTTCTTTTTTACGATGCGCATAACGGCCTCCTTGCAAGCGGCCTCGGGCGAGTAACCCTGGCGCATCAGCTCTACCACCAAAAAGCTGCCCACGTTGCGGATCACTTCCTCGCCAACGCCGGTTGAGGTAGCGCCGCCCACCTCGTTATCAACATACAATCCGGCGCCGATAATAGGACTATCGCCTACGCGGCCGTGCATTTTAAAGGCCATGCCGCTGGTGGTACACGCACCGGATATATTGCCTTTGGCATCAATAGCCAGCATGCCGATGGTATCGTGGTTATACTGGTTACCCGGTTTTTGGCTGTTCTCAATATTCATTATCGGCTTGTACTGTTTGGTTTCAAGCCATTTTTTCCATTCCTTTTCTGATTCCGGTGTGAGCAATTTTTCCCGTTTAAGGCCCTGCTCAACGGCGAATTGGGTAGCACCCTCACCAACCAGCATTACGTGCGGCGTTTTTTCCATCACCATGCGGGCCACCTCTATAGGGTGCGCTATATATTCCATTGCCGCAACCGAGCCGCAATTGCCCTTTTCGTCCATGATGCAGGCATCAAGGGTTACGTGGCCGTCACGGTCGGGGTAACCGGCGCGGCCTACGGTATGGTTATTTAAGTCGGCTTCCGGTATTTTAACGCCCGCTTCAACCGCGTCGAGCGCGCGGCCGCCTTTGCCTAAAATGGTCCAGGCCTCTTTGTTGGCGGCAATGCCAAAATCCCAGGTAGATATTACTACCGGCAATTTAGGTGCAGCAAGGCTTAATGGTTTGGCAAAACTGGTTGATATTGTGGCGCAAGCAGCGCTTGCAGATGATATTTTAATAAAATTTCGACGCGATAACATGGTTCAATATAGCTAAATTATACTAATGGCAAAGTTAGCAGTTTAATGTAAGTGTATTTTTACGTTCAATGATCTTGTTAGAATAGCCGGCGGCAAGCATGGCTTTTTTGTTTAATTTCGTCGCGATGAACCGTATAGACCGTATATCAGCCATATTGATCCAGCTACAATCGCGCAGGGTGGTTAAGGCTGCCGATATTGCCGAGCGGTTTGGCATCAGCCTGCGTACGGTTTACCGCGATGTTAAAACCCTTGAAGAGGCCGGTGTACCGCTGATGGGCGAGGCTGGGGTAGGGTACTCCATAATGGACGGCTACCGTTTGCCGCCGGTAATGTTTACCCGCGAGGAAGCAACGGCTTTTTTAACCGCTGAAAAATTTATTGAAAAGCTAACCGATAGCTCTACTACCAGCTACCATCGCTCCGCAATGGATAAGATACGCGCCATTCTGCGTACCGCCGAAAAAAATACGTTGGAGGATCTGGATGGCAGCATTGCTGTAATTCAGAGTCGAAGCCAGCAGCAGGCAGATAACCAGGATCACATCCAGACCATACTTAATGCTATAACGCAAAAGCGCGTAATGCAACTTGATTATTTTGCTTACCACACCCAGCAGCAAACCAGCCGTATGGTTGAGCCGGTGGGCATTTACTACCTGGACAGCTTTTGGCATCTGATAGCGTATTGCCGTATGCGCAAAGATTATCGCGATTTCCGGCTCGACCGCATCAAGGGCATCAGCATAACTGATGATGTTTTTTCGGGCCAGCATCCCGCATTGAAAGATTACATCGCCCAAACAGCCCGTGAGCATAAGCTTGAAACGGTGATCATGCGTATACAAAAGAATGTATATCAATATCTTACCAGCCAGAAATATTACAACGGCTTTGTATCAGAAAGGTTAGATGGCGATGAATGGGAGATGACCTTTTTAACCATTTCTATTGAAGGTTTTGCCCGTTGGTTTATGATGTATGGGGATATGGCCAGCATTATAACGCCTGATGCGTTAAAGGACCGTATTCAGGAGATTGCACAAGCCATCGTTAAAAAATAATTTCGGAAAATTTTACTGCTGACATAGGGTTGTCACCCGGTGGATGTTTTTTTGCACACAACAGCAATTAAGCTGTTGTACATATTACCGTAACACACCATCATCATGACAGACATCACTTTAACCACCACTGTTGACTTTACTTCATCCAAAGAAAAAGTTTGGCAAGGGCTCACTGACCCCGCTTTAATTAGACAATACTTTTTTGGCACACAACTTATTACCGACTGGACCATTGGCAGCCCTATCATTTGGACGGGAGAATGGGATGGTGTTGTTTATAAGGATAAAGGCACCGTGCTGGAAGTTATCCCCGGAGAATTAGCTAAATACACTTACTGGAGCAGTATGTCGGGAACGGAAGATGTGCCCGAAAATTATCAGATTGTAAGCTATCGCCTTAGCGACAACAATGGTGGTACCCGGCTAACCATTACGCAGGAAAACATTGCCGACGAAGAAAAGAAGCAACATTCCGAACATAACTGGCAAGCCCTGATGGCCGAGCTTAAAAAACTGATCGAGTAATTAAGCCTGCGGATTGAATGCCATACGCTGACCGGACAGGTGATGGTTCACAAAATGACCGCCATCCCAAACCAGATTGCCCGATACAATGGTGCTCACTACGCTCGATTTAAAGGTTGATCCTTCAAAGGGGCTCCAACCGCATTGGTATAAAATATTGTCCTTTTCAACCTGCCAAGGTTTGTTCAGGTCAACAAGTACCA
This genomic interval from Mucilaginibacter defluvii contains the following:
- a CDS encoding Lrp/AsnC family transcriptional regulator, producing MAAELDKIDLQILKILQENGRITNLQLSNEIGLSPAPTLERVRKLENSHYIKSYHALVDEEKLGLGIKTFIQVSLDFHKSNTIQVFLEEIKNIKEVTECHHVTGQCDFLLKVYVRDIKSYEQLIMEKISRIGVVKTFHTMMIMSTNKKEPIIPLEY
- a CDS encoding copper homeostasis protein CutC — translated: MVSLEVCANSVISAVAAQEGGATRVELCDNLSDGGTTPSAGQILLARKLLHIKIYVLIRPRGGDFLYNDVEFEIMKADIRHCIEAGCDGVVIGMLTPEGHVDKPRCKELVEIAKQWGLGVTFHRAIDMAADIHQALEDIIEIGCERVLTSGGKTTAIEGASVIASLVQQSAGRISIMPGCGVDENNVNDIVRFTGAKEVHSTAKTRVSSHMLYRNDHILMGGADVDEYSVIVTNADRVKAILSAANNL
- a CDS encoding N(4)-(beta-N-acetylglucosaminyl)-L-asparaginase — translated: MLSRRNFIKISSASAACATISTSFAKPLSLAAPKLPVVISTWDFGIAANKEAWTILGKGGRALDAVEAGVKIPEADLNNHTVGRAGYPDRDGHVTLDACIMDEKGNCGSVAAMEYIAHPIEVARMVMEKTPHVMLVGEGATQFAVEQGLKREKLLTPESEKEWKKWLETKQYKPIMNIENSQKPGNQYNHDTIGMLAIDAKGNISGACTTSGMAFKMHGRVGDSPIIGAGLYVDNEVGGATSTGVGEEVIRNVGSFLVVELMRQGYSPEAACKEAVMRIVKKKPDTAKEIQVGFLAINKKGEYGAFALQDGFSYAVCDSEKQDRLIKGKFYYKSNK
- a CDS encoding YafY family protein: MAFLFNFVAMNRIDRISAILIQLQSRRVVKAADIAERFGISLRTVYRDVKTLEEAGVPLMGEAGVGYSIMDGYRLPPVMFTREEATAFLTAEKFIEKLTDSSTTSYHRSAMDKIRAILRTAEKNTLEDLDGSIAVIQSRSQQQADNQDHIQTILNAITQKRVMQLDYFAYHTQQQTSRMVEPVGIYYLDSFWHLIAYCRMRKDYRDFRLDRIKGISITDDVFSGQHPALKDYIAQTAREHKLETVIMRIQKNVYQYLTSQKYYNGFVSERLDGDEWEMTFLTISIEGFARWFMMYGDMASIITPDALKDRIQEIAQAIVKK
- a CDS encoding SRPBCC family protein — encoded protein: MTDITLTTTVDFTSSKEKVWQGLTDPALIRQYFFGTQLITDWTIGSPIIWTGEWDGVVYKDKGTVLEVIPGELAKYTYWSSMSGTEDVPENYQIVSYRLSDNNGGTRLTITQENIADEEKKQHSEHNWQALMAELKKLIE